A part of Pseudomonadota bacterium genomic DNA contains:
- the rimI gene encoding ribosomal protein S18-alanine N-acetyltransferase, translated as MQWHLSKLTRPDIEQILEIEKTSFKEPWSLALFLEELICKDAFDYVVKSYGTKEPKTVIAYVCSRIIGSEMSILRIAVSNKLLGIGIAFWLLNKLLKIAISKKVTSVILEVRSSNKPALALYSKAGFVTIGIRPNYYTETREDAIVLLKELTKTV; from the coding sequence TTGCAGTGGCACCTTTCCAAGCTTACCCGACCCGATATAGAACAGATTCTTGAAATCGAGAAAACCTCTTTCAAAGAGCCGTGGTCACTTGCATTGTTTCTTGAAGAACTGATATGTAAAGATGCTTTTGATTATGTAGTTAAAAGCTATGGAACCAAAGAGCCCAAAACTGTTATAGCTTATGTTTGCTCCCGCATTATAGGCTCTGAGATGAGTATATTAAGAATCGCTGTATCAAATAAATTGCTGGGTATTGGAATTGCTTTCTGGCTGTTAAACAAACTTCTTAAAATTGCGATTAGCAAGAAAGTAACATCAGTCATTCTCGAAGTAAGAAGCTCTAACAAACCCGCTTTAGCACTGTATAGTAAAGCAGGGTTTGTAACTATAGGAATAAGGCCAAATTATTACACTGAAACCAGAGAAGACGCTATTGTTTTATTAAAAGAATTAACAAAGACGGTTTAG
- a CDS encoding PTS fructose transporter subunit IIA → MIGILIVTHQKLGDALIDAAEFILGNRPDKVVSVSINITEPADKLREKIFDGIKKVNDNEGIIILTDMFGGSPSNLSYSFLEEGRTEVISGVNLPILIKAINSRKDMDVTKLAQCIEAYGKKSISLASGILKGNKRT, encoded by the coding sequence ATGATTGGAATCCTTATCGTTACTCATCAAAAACTTGGAGACGCGTTGATAGATGCTGCTGAATTCATCTTGGGAAACCGTCCTGACAAAGTAGTCTCTGTTTCCATAAATATTACCGAACCTGCAGATAAGCTTAGAGAAAAAATATTTGACGGCATCAAAAAGGTAAATGATAATGAAGGAATTATTATTTTAACCGACATGTTCGGCGGAAGCCCTTCCAATTTAAGTTATTCTTTTCTTGAAGAAGGCCGCACCGAAGTAATATCAGGAGTTAATCTTCCTATACTGATAAAAGCCATAAATTCACGCAAAGATATGGATGTAACAAAGCTTGCTCAATGTATCGAAGCTTATGGCAAAAAAAGTATTTCACTTGCAAGCGGTATTTTAAAAGGGAATAAAAGGACTTAG